AATTTTAAAAGTTTATTGCTAAGCTCCATAATTTCTTTACTTTCAGAAGAGTTTATCATTTGTACTTTACCTTTTTCACCACTTACATTTAATAAATTTAATGTAATAAGTTTTCTCTTTAATTGTTTAACAGTACCTATGCTTCCATCTATTATTGGCACATTAGGTATAAGCTTAGATATTTCATCTTTTATAAATGGATAATGTGTACATCCTAAAACAATTGCTGCTATTTCATTTTGTATGTAACTAGATAATTTATCTTCCAAATAATTCTGAAGCTTATTTCCACTTAAAATTCCAGCTTCTATCAATTCAGCAAGGCCAGGGCAAGGTACTGGTATTATATCCGACTTACCATTATATTTTTTTAATAGATTATTAAATTTTTTTTCAGACAAAGTTACAGGTGTAGCCATAATTAATATTTTACCCATTCCCTTAATTTCTACTGCAGGTTTTAAAGCTGGTTCTATACCAATTACAGGAATATTGGAATATTTTTTTCTTAAATCCTTAATTGCTGCACTAGTAGCTGTATTACAGGCAACAACCAATGCTTTTATATTTTTTTCAACAAGAAATTGGGCAACATTAAAACTTAATTGTCTTATTTCATCAACAGATTTATCTCCATAAGGCGCATTCTTAGAATCACCATAATAAATAAAATCCTCCTTTGGCAAAATCCTTATTGCTTCTTTCAAAACACTTATTCCACCAACACCTGAATCGAAAAAACCTATAGGTCTATTTCGTACATCCACAATATCACCTCAAGTCACACATTAAAACAAAAATTTATTATAAATTTCCATATTATTATAACTCATATACGTTTTTTCTTCTACAGTTAGTGTTTTAGTATATAAGCAAATTAAAGGGATATCCCTTTAATTTGCTTATATACTAAATCTAATTTTACAACAATAGCAATATCTCCATTTAAAATTAACAAATCTATATGTTTAATAAAGTTTAGTTAAAAAATTTGTTAATTATGTTGTATATATTTAATAATTATATTATAATTCAATCATACTAGCATTTATTGTGTAATGTAATTGTTATAATTAATTATTATTATACATATGATAAACACATTAAAAATACTATTTTTGTTCTAGTTTTTTATTAAAATATTGACTATTAATAGTCTTAATCTTTTAAAAATGAAAGGGGATTTTGTAATGAGCAACACAGCAGAAATTTTTGGTTCAAATTCATTTAGTGATTCAGTCATGAAGGAACGTCTTCCTAAAGCTACATATAAGGCTTATAAAAAGGCAATAGAGAAAGGTCTTGCTCTTGATTTAGATTCAGCAAATGTAATAGCTTCTGTAATGAAGGATTGGGCTGTAGAAAAAGGAGCTACTCACTTCACTCATTGGTTCCAACCATTAACTGATACTACAGCAGAAAAACATGATTCTTTTATATCTCCAACAGGAGATGGAAAAGTAATATTAGAGTTTTCAGGAAAAGAACTAATAAAAGGTGAACCTGATGCATCTTCTTTCCCTTCCGGTGGAATCAGAGCTACTTTTGAAGCTAGAGGTTATACTGCATGGGATATAACTTCTCCTGCTTTTGTAAAAGATGGAACTTTATATATACCAACTGCTTTTACTTCTTATACAGGTGAAGCACTTGATAAAAAGACACCTCTTCTTCGTTCAATGGAAGCTTTATCAAAACAAGCTCTTCGTCTTTTAAAGGCACTTGGAAATACTACTACTAAGAAAGTTATAACAACTGTAGGACCTGAACAAGAATATTTCTTAGTTGATAAAGACTTATATGAAAAACGTCCAGATCTTATATTCACTGGTAGAACTTTATTTGGTGCAAAATCTCCAAAGGGCCAGGAACTTGATGATCATTATTTTGGAACAATAAAAGAAAGAGTTTCTTCTTACATGAAAGAACTTGATGAAGAACTTTGGAAACTTGGAGTTCTAGCTAAAACTAAACATAATGAAGTTGCTCCTGCACAGTTTGAATTAGCTCCAATATTCGGGACAACAAATGTTGCAACTGATAACAATCAGCTTACAATGGATCTTATGAAAAAAGTTGCAGTAAGACATGGTTTAGTTTGCCTACTTCATGAAAAACCTTTTGCAGGTATAAACGGATCAGGTAAGCACAATAACTGGTCAATGAGTACTGATGATGGTCAAAACCTTCTTGATCCAGGTGAAACACCACATGAAAACACTCAATTTTTACTATTCTTAACTTCAGTTATAAAAGCTGTTGATGAATATTCAGATTTATTGAGATTATCTGCTGCTAATGCTGGTAACGATCACCGTTTAGGTGCTAATGAAGCTCCTCCAGCAATTATATCTATATTCTTAGGAGATCAGCTTGAAGATATAATAGAACAAATTGAAAAGGGAACTGCCACTACTTCAAAAACAAGCGGCAACTTAAGTCTTGGTGCTTTAACTCTTCCAGTACTTTTAAAAGATGCAACTGATAGAAACAGAACATCACCATTTGCATTTACAGGAAATAAATTTGAATTCAGAATGGTACCATCTTCAGGAAATATTGCTGATCCTAACATTGTTTTAAATACATCAGTTGCTGAAGTACTTTCTGAAGTAGCTGATAGATTAGAAAAAGCATCTGACGTAAATTCAGAAGTTCAATCTATTCTTACTGAAATTGTTAAAGAACATAAGAAGATTATATTCAATGGAAATGGTTATTCAGACGAATGGGTAGCTGAAGCTGAAAAAAGAGGTCTTCCAAATGTAAAAACTACTGTAGAAGCTACAAAAGCTTTAATTGCTGAAAAAAATGTAAATTTACTTGAAAAACACAATGTATTAGATTCAACTGAATCACATGCACGTTATGAAGTTATACTTGAAAATTATGCTACAACTATAAATATAGAAGCTGAAACAGCGCTTTTAATAGCAAAACGTCAAATTTTACCTTCTGTTATTAAATTTGAAACTAGTTTAGCGGGATCAGCTGCTGCTGTAAAAGCTGCTGGCGTAGATGCTAAAGTTCAAACAGAATTACTTACTGAAGTAGCTGATTTAGCGGCTTCCTTAAAGGATAAAATTGTTAGCCTTGAAGCTTCACTTGAAAAAACTCAGGGATTATCTGGTGATGCTTATGATGTTGCTTATGCTTACAAATTCGACGTATTCGAAAAAATGGATGAATTAAGAGAAGTTGCGGATAAACTTGAAACTATAGTAGATGCAGAATTCTGGCCATTACCATCTTATGGTGAATTATTATTCGGTCTATAATTTTAGATAAAGAAAAGGAACTGTCTATGAGATATTAAAGACAGTTCCTTTTCTTTTTGATTAAAGTTAATTCATCAAATAATTTAGTAAATATTATTTGATCATATTCTTAGATTTTTCTGTACATACCCTAACTGCTTCTATTACAGCACTTCTAAATTTATTTTTTTCAAGACAATAAACTGCCTCAATAGTTGTACCACCAGGTGAACATACTTCATCTTTTAATTGTCCAGGATGCTTACCTGTTTCCAGCACCATTTTAGCTGATCCTAATACAGCCTGTGCAGCCATTTTATATGCTTTTTCTCTAGGTAGTCCTTCTAATACTCCACCATCTGCAAGAGCCTCTATAAACATATATACAAGAGCTGGTGATGATCCTCCTACACTAGTTACTACATCCATTAATTTTTCTTCTACAACTTCCGACCTGCCAAAAGCTTTAAAAATATTTAAAACTAATTGCATTTCATCATCTGTTACCTCTCTGTTTCTACATAATGATGCCATTCCTTCTCCTACTAATGCCGGCGTGTTTGGCATGGCTCTTATTGTCTTAATATCTCTTTCAAAATACTTTTTAATATCTTCTATACTTGTTCCAGCTGCTATAGACACAATAACTACATTTTTTTTAACTGAATCTTTAATTTTGCCAATTACATGAGCATATTTATTAGGTTTAACTGAGAGTATTAGTATATCAGCAAATTCTGCTACTTTTAAATTATCATTGGTAGTTAATACCTTAAACTTCTCCTTAACCTCTTGTAGCGATGGATTTGATGGATTACTTACCATTATTTTTTGTGGCGAATACAGTTTAGAAGTTACAATACCACCTATCATAGCATTTGCCATATTTCCACAACCTATGAACCCTATATTTTTAGTCATTTTCACGCCTCCTCTTGTGCATTGAAAAAATATCTGTTAATATGATATAATTAATTTTATTATATCACATTTTTTTACAAAGTTTTACGAGTAAACTTAATTCCTTAATTCATATAAATTAAATTTATTGAAAGGATAAAGCTTAATTAGCTTTTTACATAGGTATAAAAATGAATACTAGAAAAGAACATATAGATAAAGCAAAGAAAATTGTAGTAAAAGTAGGTACTTCAACCCTTACTCATGAAAATGGGCTACTAAATTTTGATAGAATAGATAAGCTAGCAAGGCAGCTTTCAGATCTTCACAATCAAGGTAAAGAAGTAATTCTAGTAACTTCTGGTGCCATTGGTGTTGGTACTGCAAAGCTAGGAATAAAGACAAAGCCCGAAACTATACCTGAAAAGCAAGCAGCTGCTGCCATTGGCCAAGGTATTCTTCTTCACATTTATGAAAAGTTCTTCGCAGAGTATGGTCAAATAGTTGCTCAAATTCTACTTACTAAAGATGATATAAACAATAAGACAAGATACAATAATGCCCAAAACACCTTCAATGAACTTTTAAGTCAAGGAGTCATACCCATAGTAAATGAAAATGATGCCATTGCCATACATGAGATAAAATTCGGGGATAATGATACCCTTTCTGCTCTAGTTGCAAGTATAATTGATGCTGATCTTCTTATATTACTTTCAGATATTGATGGTTTATATGACTCAGACCCTCGATCAAATAAAGATGCTAAGCTTATATCTCACGTAGAAAAGATTACAAATGAAATTGAAAGCTTTGGTGGTGGTTCTGGTTCAAAACTTGGTACTGGCGGCATGTACACCAAGATAAAAGCTGCAAAAATTGCAGTAGAACATGGTGTATCAATGATAATTGCAAATGGTTCTGATGACAATGTAATAAAAGATATAATTTCAAATAAGGAAATAGGCACTCTGTTTTCAGCGCAAAAATAGAATATTTACAATAATGGAGGTTAACTAAATGAATATTAATGATTATGTAGTTGAAAAAGCTAAAAATGCTAATTTAGCTGTGCGAAAGCTTGGAACTCTAGATACTAATATAAAAAACAATGCATTAATTGCCATGGCTGAAGCCTTAGAAAAAAACAAAAATAACATTTTAAAGGCAAACAGCATAGACATAGAAAATGCTAAAAAAGCCGGTACCACCACAGCACTTATTGATAGATTGACCTTAAATGAAAAGAGAATAATCGGTATGGCAGAGGGACTTAGAAGCGTAGCTGCACTGCCTGATCCAATAGGTGAAGTTACTGGTATGTGGAAAAGACCAAATAATTTAAATATAGGTAGAATCAGAGTACCTCTCGGCACTATAGGCATAATTTACGAAGCAAGACCAAATGTAACCGTGGATGCTGCAGCATTATGCCTTAAAAGCGGTAATTCTGTTGTTCTAAGAGGCGGCAGTGAAGCTATAAATTCTAATCTAGAAGTCTATAAAACCATTAATGATGCGGCAATTAAAGCAGGTCTTCCAAAGGGATCCATTGAATTTATAGATATAACTGAACGAGAAGCGGTAAATATTCTTATGAAACTCAATAAATACGTAGATGTACTTATCCCAAGAGGTGGTGCTGGTTTAATTAATAATGTAGTAAATAATTCTACTGTACCTGTAATCCAAACTGGCGTTGGAAACTGTCATGTTTATGTTCACAGTGATGCTGACCTACATATGGCAGAAAACATAATAGTAAATGCAAAAACTCAAAGACCTGCTGTATGTAATGCTATGGAAACATTACTTGTTCATAAATCAGTAGCTGATAAATTCCTTCCTAAGCTTGGAGATACTTTAAGGGCCATAGGTGTGGAAATAAGAGGTTGTAGTGAAACTCAAAAAATACTTCCTTATGCAAATCCTGCTTCTGAGGAAGACTATGAGATAGAATTTTTAGATTTAATATTAGCTGTAAAAGTAGTTGATTCTTTAGATGAAGCATTAGATCATATTTATAAATACAGCACTAAACACTCTGAATCCATAATAACAAACAGCTATGAAGCTTCTCAGCGTTTCTTAAAAGAGGTAGATTCAGCTGCTGTATATGTAAATGCCTCTACAAGATTTACAGACGGAGGAGAATTTGGTTTTGGTGCTGAAATAGGTATAAGCACTCAAAAACTTCATGCTAGAGGTCCTATGGGGTTAAATGAGCTTACCACTATTAAATATATAATATATGGTAATGGTCAGATAAGAAAATAAGTTTATAAATATTATATAACTATATAATATTTTTGTGGAGGGCTATGCTTTGTATTTTAATTATTATGGTATAATTATGGGTTTAGTAATGCTTGTTGCCACAGGTATAGGTCATATTATTGTCATTAAAGGAGAATATCACTTTGGAATGAAATTATGGCCTGTATTTCTTATAATAGGAATATTATCTTCAGTGGCTTCTATTATATTAAAAAATTTACTTATTTCAGGAATCCTTGGTATTATAGGTGTAACTTTCTTATGGGCTATTTTAGAACTTTTCAAACAAAAAGAAAGAGTACAAAAGGGTTGGTTCCCTAGAAAAAAATAATATAAGCGTCAAATAAGGAATGATTAAATTTACATCATTCCTTATTTGATACCTATAAAAATAATAACAATTATGTTTCATCAGCTTAAAACTCCGCTGAACCTGTAGTTCTAGGAAATGGTATTACATCTCTTATATTTGTCATACCGGTAATATACATTATAATTCTTTCAAATCCCAGACCAAAGCCAGCATGCTTTGTTTCTCCATACTTTCTAAGTTCTAAATACCACCAATAATCTTCTTTATTAAGCCCTAATTCCTCCATCCTATATTCAAGGATATCCAATCTTTCTTCTCTTTGGCTTCCTCCTATTATTTCTCCAACACCTGGTACAAGCAAATCTGCCGCTGCTACAGTCTTATTGTCATCATTCATTCTCATATAAAAGGCTTTTATATCTTTTGGATAATCCGTTACAAATAAAGGCTTTTTAAAAACTTTCTCAGTTAAATATCTCTCATGCTCAGTCTGAAGATCTATTCCCCATTTAACCTCATACTGAAATTTTTCATTTGACTTCTTAAGTATATCTATTGCCTCAGTATAAGTTATTTTTCCAAAGTCTGAATTCACCACATTTTGTAATCTATCAAAGAGAGTTTTATCAATAAACTTGTTAAAAAACTCCATTTCCTCTGGTGCATTTTTCATAACATATTTTATTATATATTTAACCATGTCTTCCGCAAGTGCCATATCATCATTGAGATCTGCAAAGGCTATTTCTGGCTCAATCATCCAAAATTCTGCTGCATGTCTAGCAGTATTTGAGTTTTCTGCTCTAAAGGTAGGTCCAAAGGTATATACATTTCTAAAGGCCAATGCAAATGTTTCTGCTGATAGCTGACCACTGACAGTAAGATTTGTCTCTTTTCCAAAGAAGTCTTTTGTATAATCTACTTTTCCATTATCATCTTTAGGTACACCATTTAAGTCTAAAGTGGTCAATTTGAACATTTCTCCTGCACCTTCACAATCACTTCCTGTAATTATCGGTGTATTAACATATACAAAGTCTCTATCTCGAAAAAATTTATGTATTGCAAAGGCAGCTAGTGAGCGAACTCTAAATACTGCCGAGAAAGTATTACTTCTAGGTCTCAAATGTGCAATAGTTCTTAAATATTCTAACGTATGTCTTTTCTTTTGCAGAGGATAATCTACAGTGGAATCCCCTTCTATTGTAATGTTTTTTGCATGTATTTCAAAAGGTTGTTTTGCTTCTGGAGTCAAAACTACAGTTCCTTCTATGCTCAATGAAGAACTAATAGCAATTTTGCTTATCTCTTTGAAGTTATCTAAATCTTTCTCAAATACAATTTGAATATTTTTAAAAAAACTTCCATCATTAATTTCTATAAACCCAAAGGCATTAGATGATCTTACAGTCCTAACCCATCCAGATATTCTTATATTTTTATTACTATATTGATCTATTTTTCTATATAATTCCTTTACAATTATGTTTTTCATTTTTCTTACCTCCTATAAAATATAAATAAAAAACTTTTCTACTCTGGTAATTAAAGGTATGAAAGGACAGTAAGTGTTACTACACTATCTTCCATAGAAATGCTGAGAGATTTATCTATATATTATTTTTATAATATATACTTATATTATTATCATATTTACAATTTGTTAAGCCTATTTACAGAAAAATTATAATATTTGATTTGATATATGTCAACTATTTACACTTTGTACTAAAATATAATTGAATTAATCCACCTGAAATAATTTATATAATCAGAATTATTTGAATTAATTGAAATTCCTGTTTATCGTAACTTATATCCACTACTTATCATACACTATATTATATATTACTAATAATGGAGATTGATATAATGTGTGGAATTGCTGGCTTTGTTAATTTCAAAGAAAATATATTATATAATAAATATATTATAGAAAATATGACTGATACTTTGAAACAAAGAGGACCTGATGAATTAGGATATTACTACTCAAAACATACACTTTTAGGTCATAGAAGGCTAGTTGTTGTAGACCCATCAGGCGGAAAACAGCCTATGATAAAAACTATTAACAATAATAAGTTTGTATTAGTATATAATGGAGAATTGTATAATACAGAAGATCTAAGAAAAATTCTTTTATCAGAAGGCTATACTTTTGATTCCTATTCCGATACCGAAGTATTGCTGACAGCTTATATTCACTGGGGATATAAATGTGTTGAATATATAAACGGAATATATGCTTTTGCAATTTGGGATGAAAGGAATAAAAGCTTATTTTTAGCAAGAGATCCCCTTGGTGTAAAACCTTTATTTTACACTATAAAAAACAATTCTCTTATATTTGGATCAGAAATAAAAACAGTTCTTGCTCATCCAGATGTAAAACCAATATTAACTAAAGAAGGTTTAACTGAAATATTTGGTCTTGGACCAGGTCGTGCTTCAGATAGCGGTGTATTTAAGGATATACATGAAATACCACCAGCACATTGTGGAATATACACTCCTTATGGCTTCAAATTAGAAGAATACTGGAAATTAAAAAGTGAACCTCACACTGAAACAACCGATGAAACTGCTGAACACTTAAGAACTTTATTAAATGATGCAGTTAAAAGACAGCTTGTATCAGAC
This genomic window from Clostridium pasteurianum DSM 525 = ATCC 6013 contains:
- the murI gene encoding glutamate racemase; protein product: MDVRNRPIGFFDSGVGGISVLKEAIRILPKEDFIYYGDSKNAPYGDKSVDEIRQLSFNVAQFLVEKNIKALVVACNTATSAAIKDLRKKYSNIPVIGIEPALKPAVEIKGMGKILIMATPVTLSEKKFNNLLKKYNGKSDIIPVPCPGLAELIEAGILSGNKLQNYLEDKLSSYIQNEIAAIVLGCTHYPFIKDEISKLIPNVPIIDGSIGTVKQLKRKLITLNLLNVSGEKGKVQMINSSESKEIMELSNKLLKLSYN
- a CDS encoding glutamate-5-semialdehyde dehydrogenase translates to MNINDYVVEKAKNANLAVRKLGTLDTNIKNNALIAMAEALEKNKNNILKANSIDIENAKKAGTTTALIDRLTLNEKRIIGMAEGLRSVAALPDPIGEVTGMWKRPNNLNIGRIRVPLGTIGIIYEARPNVTVDAAALCLKSGNSVVLRGGSEAINSNLEVYKTINDAAIKAGLPKGSIEFIDITEREAVNILMKLNKYVDVLIPRGGAGLINNVVNNSTVPVIQTGVGNCHVYVHSDADLHMAENIIVNAKTQRPAVCNAMETLLVHKSVADKFLPKLGDTLRAIGVEIRGCSETQKILPYANPASEEDYEIEFLDLILAVKVVDSLDEALDHIYKYSTKHSESIITNSYEASQRFLKEVDSAAVYVNASTRFTDGGEFGFGAEIGISTQKLHARGPMGLNELTTIKYIIYGNGQIRK
- the proB gene encoding glutamate 5-kinase, with the translated sequence MNTRKEHIDKAKKIVVKVGTSTLTHENGLLNFDRIDKLARQLSDLHNQGKEVILVTSGAIGVGTAKLGIKTKPETIPEKQAAAAIGQGILLHIYEKFFAEYGQIVAQILLTKDDINNKTRYNNAQNTFNELLSQGVIPIVNENDAIAIHEIKFGDNDTLSALVASIIDADLLILLSDIDGLYDSDPRSNKDAKLISHVEKITNEIESFGGGSGSKLGTGGMYTKIKAAKIAVEHGVSMIIANGSDDNVIKDIISNKEIGTLFSAQK
- the proC gene encoding pyrroline-5-carboxylate reductase; this encodes MTKNIGFIGCGNMANAMIGGIVTSKLYSPQKIMVSNPSNPSLQEVKEKFKVLTTNDNLKVAEFADILILSVKPNKYAHVIGKIKDSVKKNVVIVSIAAGTSIEDIKKYFERDIKTIRAMPNTPALVGEGMASLCRNREVTDDEMQLVLNIFKAFGRSEVVEEKLMDVVTSVGGSSPALVYMFIEALADGGVLEGLPREKAYKMAAQAVLGSAKMVLETGKHPGQLKDEVCSPGGTTIEAVYCLEKNKFRSAVIEAVRVCTEKSKNMIK
- a CDS encoding glutamine synthetase III; its protein translation is MSNTAEIFGSNSFSDSVMKERLPKATYKAYKKAIEKGLALDLDSANVIASVMKDWAVEKGATHFTHWFQPLTDTTAEKHDSFISPTGDGKVILEFSGKELIKGEPDASSFPSGGIRATFEARGYTAWDITSPAFVKDGTLYIPTAFTSYTGEALDKKTPLLRSMEALSKQALRLLKALGNTTTKKVITTVGPEQEYFLVDKDLYEKRPDLIFTGRTLFGAKSPKGQELDDHYFGTIKERVSSYMKELDEELWKLGVLAKTKHNEVAPAQFELAPIFGTTNVATDNNQLTMDLMKKVAVRHGLVCLLHEKPFAGINGSGKHNNWSMSTDDGQNLLDPGETPHENTQFLLFLTSVIKAVDEYSDLLRLSAANAGNDHRLGANEAPPAIISIFLGDQLEDIIEQIEKGTATTSKTSGNLSLGALTLPVLLKDATDRNRTSPFAFTGNKFEFRMVPSSGNIADPNIVLNTSVAEVLSEVADRLEKASDVNSEVQSILTEIVKEHKKIIFNGNGYSDEWVAEAEKRGLPNVKTTVEATKALIAEKNVNLLEKHNVLDSTESHARYEVILENYATTINIEAETALLIAKRQILPSVIKFETSLAGSAAAVKAAGVDAKVQTELLTEVADLAASLKDKIVSLEASLEKTQGLSGDAYDVAYAYKFDVFEKMDELREVADKLETIVDAEFWPLPSYGELLFGL
- a CDS encoding DUF4491 family protein; the protein is MYFNYYGIIMGLVMLVATGIGHIIVIKGEYHFGMKLWPVFLIIGILSSVASIILKNLLISGILGIIGVTFLWAILELFKQKERVQKGWFPRKK
- the asnS gene encoding asparagine--tRNA ligase, yielding MKNIIVKELYRKIDQYSNKNIRISGWVRTVRSSNAFGFIEINDGSFFKNIQIVFEKDLDNFKEISKIAISSSLSIEGTVVLTPEAKQPFEIHAKNITIEGDSTVDYPLQKKRHTLEYLRTIAHLRPRSNTFSAVFRVRSLAAFAIHKFFRDRDFVYVNTPIITGSDCEGAGEMFKLTTLDLNGVPKDDNGKVDYTKDFFGKETNLTVSGQLSAETFALAFRNVYTFGPTFRAENSNTARHAAEFWMIEPEIAFADLNDDMALAEDMVKYIIKYVMKNAPEEMEFFNKFIDKTLFDRLQNVVNSDFGKITYTEAIDILKKSNEKFQYEVKWGIDLQTEHERYLTEKVFKKPLFVTDYPKDIKAFYMRMNDDNKTVAAADLLVPGVGEIIGGSQREERLDILEYRMEELGLNKEDYWWYLELRKYGETKHAGFGLGFERIIMYITGMTNIRDVIPFPRTTGSAEF